The following coding sequences lie in one Elusimicrobiota bacterium genomic window:
- a CDS encoding c-type cytochrome, with the protein MSLRKLFYFFNAAILAVFAAAFALDYSAEWKGYQRTYYKMAAETLDKKAASASPEEAERLKAEAAKLRRTHLEIKQIIVKDLQRYDRCITCHVGMDEYANPTLTSDFAQHPYKAHPKIDSVVKNHPFQKYGCTVCHQGQGLALTAVDAHGKVHNWEKPLLEGSLVQASCARCHADFETLPGAEVAAKGKELFYKHGCQGCHAIRGEGGIVSVDLKDIADKPLERIAGFNFSRIMQDGKPLPRHDWNIQNWIMGHLTNDPIEVTPNDPHAQFNPEPVAPSGMQDFRAELGQEGAAAITTFLMSMTEEILPHKYFVSVPPKAQPRIYNPVRHGKFVFEKYGCQGCHGLDALKGRRNFNAMGPGQEDPLKDMAKGREPTLVDVVGTYTHEELMKKIAQGVPASAIAKFNPNGPTPPLFMPSWKDKIKGKELEDLASWLLSVAKKDESGF; encoded by the coding sequence ATGAGCCTGCGAAAGCTGTTCTACTTCTTTAACGCCGCGATCCTGGCCGTGTTCGCCGCGGCCTTCGCCCTCGATTACTCGGCCGAGTGGAAAGGTTATCAGAGGACCTACTACAAGATGGCGGCCGAAACCCTGGATAAGAAGGCGGCCTCCGCCAGCCCCGAGGAGGCCGAAAGGCTCAAGGCAGAGGCGGCCAAGCTCCGGCGCACGCATCTTGAGATCAAGCAGATCATCGTCAAGGACTTGCAGCGCTACGATCGCTGCATTACCTGCCACGTGGGCATGGACGAGTACGCCAACCCGACCTTGACCAGCGACTTCGCCCAGCATCCCTACAAGGCCCATCCAAAAATCGACTCCGTGGTCAAGAACCATCCTTTCCAGAAGTACGGCTGCACGGTCTGCCACCAGGGCCAGGGCCTGGCCCTCACGGCTGTCGACGCCCACGGCAAGGTTCATAACTGGGAGAAGCCCCTGCTCGAGGGCTCCCTTGTCCAGGCCTCCTGCGCGCGCTGCCACGCCGATTTCGAGACCCTCCCGGGAGCCGAGGTCGCGGCCAAGGGCAAGGAGCTGTTCTACAAGCACGGCTGCCAGGGCTGCCATGCCATACGGGGGGAGGGGGGAATCGTCAGCGTGGACCTAAAGGACATCGCGGACAAGCCCCTGGAGCGCATCGCGGGCTTCAATTTCTCGCGGATCATGCAGGACGGCAAGCCCTTGCCGCGGCACGATTGGAACATCCAGAACTGGATCATGGGACATTTGACCAATGACCCCATAGAGGTCACCCCCAACGACCCCCACGCCCAGTTCAACCCGGAGCCCGTGGCGCCCAGCGGCATGCAGGATTTCCGCGCCGAACTGGGCCAGGAGGGAGCGGCCGCCATCACGACTTTTCTTATGTCCATGACCGAGGAAATTTTGCCCCATAAATACTTCGTCTCAGTTCCTCCCAAGGCCCAGCCTCGCATCTACAACCCGGTCCGGCACGGGAAATTCGTCTTCGAGAAATACGGCTGCCAGGGCTGCCACGGGCTGGACGCGCTCAAGGGCCGGCGCAATTTCAACGCCATGGGGCCCGGGCAGGAAGACCCGCTCAAGGACATGGCCAAGGGCCGGGAGCCGACCTTGGTGGACGTGGTCGGGACCTACACCCACGAGGAGCTCATGAAGAAGATCGCCCAAGGGGTGCCCGCCTCGGCCATCGCGAAATTCAACCCCAACGGCCCGACCCCGCCCTTGTTTATGCCCAGCTGGAAAGATAAAATCAAGGGCAAGGAATTGGAGGATTTGGCGAGCTGGCTCTTGAGCGTCGCCAAGAAAGACGAAAGCGGCTTCTAA
- a CDS encoding DMT family transporter: protein MNGVFFVVLANVLGGSSYVATGYALRGFSPEGLVFWRTLLGFFFFLPLIYKAVLRLELAWRDWARMMVVAVLGYAAPLLIGTVGQKLSSASNASLLVGVEPVTLVFLSALFLGETINSLKVAALLSGLAGSTLIILQGVPFWNATITPHFKGDVLLFLHGFCWALYSLIGKPLLRKVDAMTFAGLTTALSLLPMALCGGIAWPAGAGGSAVAAAAYLAAAVTFLGTWAWNKALEVMPASTVANFIFLQPLVGVGMAVLIQKEGFSPWSVAGGALILLGVYGTTMESRNQLAAGQGPTSYRPWALLGVYFWGPKK from the coding sequence GTGAACGGAGTGTTCTTCGTGGTGTTGGCCAATGTCCTGGGAGGGTCCTCCTACGTGGCGACGGGCTACGCCCTGCGGGGCTTTTCACCCGAGGGACTTGTTTTCTGGCGGACGCTGCTCGGGTTCTTCTTCTTCCTGCCCTTGATCTACAAGGCTGTTTTGAGGCTGGAGCTGGCCTGGCGGGATTGGGCCAGGATGATGGTGGTGGCCGTGCTTGGTTACGCCGCGCCGCTTCTCATCGGGACCGTGGGCCAGAAGCTCTCGAGCGCCTCCAACGCATCGCTTCTGGTGGGGGTGGAGCCGGTCACTCTCGTGTTTCTCTCCGCTCTTTTCCTGGGGGAGACCATCAACTCCTTGAAAGTCGCGGCACTTTTGAGCGGGCTGGCGGGGTCAACGCTCATCATACTGCAGGGAGTCCCGTTTTGGAATGCGACGATCACCCCCCATTTTAAAGGAGACGTTCTGTTATTTCTACATGGCTTCTGCTGGGCCTTGTATTCATTAATAGGGAAGCCGCTTCTGCGCAAGGTGGACGCCATGACCTTCGCGGGCCTGACCACGGCGCTGTCTCTTCTGCCGATGGCTTTGTGCGGGGGCATTGCCTGGCCGGCAGGAGCCGGGGGCTCGGCCGTGGCCGCCGCGGCCTACCTGGCCGCGGCCGTCACCTTCCTCGGTACCTGGGCCTGGAACAAGGCCCTCGAGGTGATGCCGGCCTCGACCGTGGCCAACTTCATCTTCCTCCAACCCTTGGTCGGGGTGGGCATGGCCGTTCTCATTCAAAAGGAGGGCTTCAGCCCCTGGAGCGTGGCGGGGGGGGCCTTGATCCTTCTCGGAGTCTATGGGACGACCATGGAGTCACGCAATCAGCTCGCGGCGGGCCAGGGCCCAACGTCCTACCGGCCATGGGCCCTGCTCGGCGTTTACTTCTGGGGTCCAAAAAAGTAG
- a CDS encoding glutamyl-tRNA reductase, with the protein MKLSLLGLSHKSSPVELREALARLPHSELYAALRREGSPEAVILSTCNRFEVYLFSRESDAPAKAETLLAELSGRSLEGRFYARGGSRAVEHLFEVAGGLDSLIVGESEILGQVKAAYETARDAGMTGKLSNVLFQRALNAGKKVRHDTGIAMGQISTASVAAQLAERIFGGLRDREVLILGAGHMAELSAKHLLGKKVGRIKIANRTWSRGAELAEKLSAEPCPWEEFPRALAEADIVVASTGSAEPVITRSMVAEAMKSRSGRSLFLIDIAMPRDVEESVHGLDHAYLYRLEDLEGIVAENLESRGAELERARQIARAKAAEFCSWHESVLSGREVSLRRHAAERQAA; encoded by the coding sequence ATGAAGCTGTCCCTCCTTGGCCTCAGCCATAAGAGCTCGCCCGTGGAGCTGCGGGAGGCTCTGGCCCGCTTGCCGCATTCCGAGCTTTACGCGGCCCTGCGCCGGGAGGGATCGCCAGAGGCCGTGATCCTATCCACCTGCAATCGCTTCGAGGTGTACCTTTTTTCGCGGGAGTCAGACGCGCCCGCCAAGGCGGAGACCCTTCTGGCGGAGCTCTCCGGCCGCAGCCTGGAGGGACGTTTCTACGCGCGCGGAGGCTCGCGGGCCGTGGAGCATCTCTTCGAGGTGGCCGGGGGGTTGGACTCCTTGATCGTCGGCGAGAGCGAGATCCTGGGCCAGGTCAAGGCCGCCTACGAGACCGCGCGCGACGCCGGCATGACCGGCAAGCTTTCCAACGTTCTCTTTCAAAGGGCCTTGAACGCGGGCAAAAAGGTGCGCCACGACACCGGCATCGCCATGGGCCAGATTTCCACGGCCTCGGTGGCGGCGCAATTGGCCGAAAGGATATTCGGGGGTTTGAGGGATCGCGAGGTGCTGATCCTGGGAGCCGGGCACATGGCAGAGCTCTCGGCCAAGCACCTTCTCGGCAAGAAAGTGGGGAGGATCAAAATCGCCAATCGCACCTGGAGCCGGGGCGCGGAGCTCGCCGAAAAATTATCGGCCGAGCCCTGCCCCTGGGAGGAATTCCCCCGGGCCTTGGCCGAGGCCGACATCGTCGTCGCCTCCACCGGGTCCGCGGAACCGGTGATCACGCGCTCCATGGTCGCGGAGGCCATGAAGTCCCGCTCCGGGAGGTCCCTTTTCCTAATAGATATAGCCATGCCGCGGGACGTCGAGGAATCCGTGCACGGCCTCGACCATGCCTATTTGTACCGCCTGGAGGACCTGGAAGGCATCGTGGCCGAGAACCTGGAAAGCCGGGGCGCGGAGCTTGAAAGGGCCCGGCAAATCGCGCGCGCCAAGGCCGCGGAGTTCTGCTCCTGGCACGAGTCCGTGTTGAGCGGGCGCGAGGTCAGTCTCAGAAGGCATGCCGCCGAGCGGCAGGCCGCATGA
- a CDS encoding cytochrome b N-terminal domain-containing protein translates to MPALDIEKIKKEVIDSQIWRSVFRGGVWKDTPRDRAAHIIGNVWLHLHPVRARKRALEWTYTWGLGGLSFVLFLLLTLTGVLLMFYYRPTIDLAYRDMKDLEFAVTLGKLMRNLHRWSAQAMVVMVIAHMVRVFLTGAYKKPREFNWGVGVLLLTLTLFLSFTGYLLPWDQLAIWAVTVGTNMAGATPGLGNEGPFGSLMGMRINNDVRFVLLGGTMVGENTLLRFYVLHCVAVPLLVGILLILHFWRVRKDSFSAAPYQADEEKLEVWPHLIVREYIAAAACVLFMMLWSVLQNAPLESIANPNVTTNPSKAPWYFVGLQELLVYFDPWIAGVAVPGLIIAGLMAIPYIDPSPKGVGYYAWKERPFANALFMLGVAMWFILIFIGYYCRGPNYFWYWPWDSWIMPKPAPAPTWSLFGPSDVAKLPVWMGVPVLGAFFAGSMLLPKLVQKDIDGRKAQACFFAGMALLALAARLGWKVPMSQGIWLIFFGYLYFYFGFLLPQRYIRAVDWARYLVTMFLVVCTMGILLKMGARLAFNVKYILTLPAVSMNI, encoded by the coding sequence ATGCCCGCCCTGGACATCGAAAAAATAAAAAAAGAAGTCATTGACTCCCAGATTTGGCGCAGCGTATTCCGCGGAGGCGTCTGGAAAGACACGCCGCGCGACCGTGCCGCCCACATCATCGGCAACGTATGGCTCCACCTGCACCCGGTGCGCGCCCGCAAGCGCGCTCTTGAGTGGACCTATACCTGGGGCTTGGGTGGCCTCTCTTTCGTTCTGTTCCTCTTGTTGACTCTGACCGGCGTTCTTTTGATGTTCTACTATCGGCCGACCATAGATCTCGCCTACCGCGACATGAAGGATCTCGAGTTCGCCGTCACCTTGGGCAAGCTCATGAGGAACCTCCATCGCTGGTCGGCGCAGGCCATGGTGGTCATGGTCATCGCCCATATGGTGCGGGTATTTTTGACCGGAGCCTACAAGAAGCCCCGCGAGTTCAACTGGGGAGTGGGAGTCCTTCTTCTGACTTTGACCCTATTCCTGTCCTTTACGGGTTACCTTCTCCCATGGGACCAGCTCGCCATCTGGGCCGTGACCGTGGGCACCAACATGGCCGGGGCCACTCCCGGGCTCGGCAACGAGGGTCCTTTCGGGTCCCTCATGGGCATGCGCATCAACAATGACGTGCGCTTCGTGCTCTTGGGGGGGACCATGGTGGGCGAGAACACCTTGCTCCGGTTCTACGTCCTCCACTGCGTGGCGGTGCCCCTCTTGGTGGGGATACTCCTCATCCTCCACTTCTGGCGGGTCAGGAAGGACAGCTTCTCAGCCGCTCCCTATCAGGCCGACGAGGAGAAACTCGAGGTTTGGCCGCACTTGATCGTCCGGGAGTACATCGCGGCCGCGGCCTGCGTGCTTTTCATGATGCTTTGGAGCGTCCTGCAGAACGCTCCGCTTGAGAGCATCGCCAATCCCAACGTTACCACCAACCCCTCCAAGGCCCCCTGGTATTTCGTGGGCCTCCAGGAGCTGCTGGTCTATTTCGATCCTTGGATCGCTGGAGTGGCCGTGCCAGGGCTCATCATAGCAGGCCTCATGGCCATACCTTATATAGACCCGAGCCCCAAGGGCGTGGGCTATTATGCCTGGAAGGAGCGACCCTTCGCCAACGCCCTATTCATGCTGGGAGTGGCCATGTGGTTCATCCTCATCTTCATCGGCTACTATTGCCGCGGGCCGAACTATTTCTGGTACTGGCCTTGGGACTCCTGGATCATGCCCAAGCCCGCTCCGGCCCCGACCTGGAGCCTGTTTGGCCCCTCGGACGTGGCCAAATTGCCGGTTTGGATGGGCGTTCCGGTCCTGGGGGCTTTCTTCGCCGGCTCCATGCTCCTGCCCAAGCTCGTCCAAAAGGACATAGACGGCAGGAAGGCGCAGGCTTGCTTCTTCGCAGGCATGGCCTTGCTGGCGCTGGCGGCGCGCCTGGGCTGGAAGGTGCCGATGAGTCAGGGAATTTGGCTGATCTTTTTTGGCTACCTCTACTTCTACTTCGGCTTCCTTCTGCCCCAACGCTACATCCGTGCCGTGGACTGGGCTCGGTATCTTGTGACCATGTTCCTGGTGGTCTGCACCATGGGCATTCTCCTTAAGATGGGAGCTCGCCTGGCCTTTAACGTCAAATACATCCTGACCCTTCCCGCGGTCAGCATGAACATCTAA
- a CDS encoding ubiquinol-cytochrome c reductase iron-sulfur subunit: MTEINQPSAAQPPAPRPVAAPAAAAKITRKDFLWVGWSMLATFFASGSAATARFFFPNVIYEPSQKFNAGPAANYAVGVSTKWTNEQRVWVIRTEKGFYALWARCTHLGCTPNWFDDQNRFKCPCHGSNFNPQGDVIAGPAPKPLWRAKIDLAATGDLIIDKAVLENKPGSRDKAPYFVEFTA, from the coding sequence ATGACTGAAATTAATCAGCCTTCCGCGGCCCAACCCCCGGCTCCCAGGCCCGTCGCGGCCCCGGCGGCAGCCGCGAAGATTACCCGCAAGGATTTCCTCTGGGTCGGCTGGAGCATGCTCGCGACTTTCTTCGCCTCGGGTTCTGCCGCCACCGCCCGCTTCTTTTTCCCTAACGTGATTTACGAGCCCTCGCAGAAATTTAACGCCGGGCCGGCCGCCAATTACGCGGTCGGGGTCTCCACGAAATGGACCAACGAGCAGCGTGTTTGGGTTATCCGCACCGAAAAGGGCTTTTACGCCCTGTGGGCGCGCTGCACCCACCTCGGCTGCACCCCCAACTGGTTCGACGACCAGAACCGCTTCAAGTGCCCCTGCCACGGCTCGAACTTCAACCCCCAGGGGGACGTGATCGCGGGCCCCGCCCCCAAGCCGCTGTGGCGGGCCAAGATAGACCTCGCCGCGACCGGGGACCTCATCATAGACAAGGCTGTTTTGGAGAATAAGCCGGGGAGCCGGGACAAGGCCCCGTACTTCGTGGAATTCACCGCATAG
- a CDS encoding superoxide dismutase family protein: protein MKEWIFALCAFSAALPAGAATGAAKILGTAEGSPIRGTVSFEDARGGLKVSVRLQGVPPGEHGFHIHEFGNCEDSGKAAGSHYNPMKKPHGHALRDGLKRAHVGDFGNITAAADGTASADLLLPKVALSAGARTVAGRAVVLHEKADDFSQPAGNAGGRIACGAIVLIGP, encoded by the coding sequence ATGAAAGAGTGGATATTCGCGCTTTGCGCCTTTTCGGCGGCGTTGCCGGCTGGGGCAGCGACTGGAGCGGCAAAAATCCTGGGAACCGCCGAGGGTTCCCCCATTCGCGGCACGGTTTCCTTCGAGGACGCCAGGGGGGGCCTCAAGGTTTCCGTCCGCCTGCAGGGGGTGCCGCCTGGAGAGCACGGCTTCCACATCCACGAGTTCGGCAACTGCGAGGATTCCGGGAAGGCCGCGGGGAGCCACTACAACCCCATGAAGAAACCCCACGGCCACGCGCTCAGGGACGGCCTCAAGCGGGCGCACGTCGGAGACTTCGGCAACATCACGGCGGCGGCCGACGGCACGGCCTCGGCCGATTTGCTGCTGCCCAAGGTCGCGCTCTCCGCGGGCGCGAGGACCGTGGCCGGACGCGCGGTCGTGCTTCATGAAAAAGCGGATGACTTCAGCCAGCCCGCCGGCAACGCCGGAGGCCGCATCGCCTGCGGGGCCATCGTCCTGATCGGGCCATGA
- the ccsB gene encoding c-type cytochrome biogenesis protein CcsB, whose translation MSMEVILIKAVLAFYGVSTVLAFAYLFYREEKWSLWMLRLLGAGLALHLASFALRLQAFWAIPENRYFLPINTFFGALSYLALAVALVFFVVEREHRLGILGAFVLPWTALGIGAAVIFADPKVSGLVPALQSYWINIHPMVIMTAYAAFGNAFGVGLALLIQEHQIKSRKPSELCYRLPSIEELDDLNYKIIVAAFPVLTVGIIMGGIWAYNAWGRFWGWDPKETWALITALIYAGYLHMRFIAGLRGRKAVYVSMVGFASVVFTFIGVNFLSQLHGYLSGGG comes from the coding sequence ATGAGCATGGAAGTCATTTTGATCAAGGCCGTCCTGGCCTTTTACGGGGTCTCGACCGTCCTGGCGTTCGCTTATCTGTTTTACCGGGAGGAGAAATGGAGCTTGTGGATGCTGCGGCTCTTGGGAGCGGGCCTGGCTCTTCATCTGGCGAGCTTCGCTTTGCGCCTGCAGGCCTTCTGGGCGATTCCCGAGAACAGGTATTTCCTGCCCATCAACACATTCTTCGGCGCCTTGTCGTACCTGGCGCTGGCCGTGGCCCTGGTGTTCTTCGTGGTCGAGCGAGAGCATCGCCTGGGAATCCTGGGGGCCTTCGTGCTCCCCTGGACCGCCCTCGGGATCGGGGCCGCGGTGATTTTCGCCGATCCCAAAGTGAGCGGGCTCGTGCCCGCCCTTCAGAGCTATTGGATCAACATCCATCCCATGGTGATCATGACGGCTTACGCCGCCTTCGGCAACGCCTTCGGGGTGGGTCTGGCCCTTCTCATCCAGGAGCACCAGATCAAGTCGAGAAAGCCGAGCGAGCTCTGCTACCGCCTGCCTTCCATCGAGGAGCTAGACGACCTCAACTACAAGATCATCGTAGCGGCATTTCCGGTTCTGACCGTGGGCATCATCATGGGGGGCATCTGGGCCTACAATGCCTGGGGCCGCTTTTGGGGCTGGGACCCCAAGGAAACCTGGGCCCTCATCACGGCCCTCATCTACGCCGGGTATCTTCACATGCGCTTCATCGCGGGCCTGCGCGGGCGCAAGGCCGTTTACGTTTCCATGGTGGGCTTTGCCTCGGTGGTGTTCACCTTCATAGGGGTCAATTTCCTGAGCCAGCTCCACGGCTATCTTTCTGGAGGGGGTTGA
- a CDS encoding cytochrome c biogenesis protein ResB, with protein sequence MRLFRSVRFNIFLGALITLASAVGTLLPQVPEAPEKADAFMRAYPNWGKLFDFFGLFNLYQSWWFMGLLALMAIDVVLCKLWSSPPDMGLVALPPELTREQEVERHLAKKEAALRLKPFQAFLVAEGSTREALARAQEHLRGSGYHLAPEFTGEGGAAFVATRHRLQRWGSYLAHIALVVILLGALMKGVWGFVEMVPVLEGRSRPMQNKPDWEIFVDKFTVRYYDGTLTPKLFSSQMKVRRGEELLGSKIIYVNDPLDIKGVRFYQASWGAGGMFRSATLKVGKQTVVLPQRGRKRIPGSPFEVEADVMMPNFAVSAGGQVENASLDLKNPAVRFIFHVGPHRTSPLWLFQNDPKLCLVEGDGGTLSRAPEPPFQLAALDPILFSGIQVAYDPGYKVVLFGSALWLFGMICLFYLHRRRLWILLEPQPGGVSQISVGGWSSRGPREFEKEFESLMRGLREKLGAKEFRLSKSPLVEVS encoded by the coding sequence ATGAGGCTTTTTAGGTCGGTCCGCTTCAACATCTTCCTAGGCGCCTTGATCACGTTAGCCTCCGCTGTAGGGACCTTGCTTCCCCAGGTTCCCGAAGCCCCGGAAAAAGCGGATGCCTTCATGCGCGCCTATCCGAATTGGGGAAAATTATTCGATTTCTTCGGGCTTTTCAACCTCTACCAAAGTTGGTGGTTCATGGGCCTTTTGGCCTTGATGGCCATCGACGTCGTCCTCTGCAAGCTGTGGAGCAGCCCTCCGGACATGGGCCTGGTGGCCCTGCCCCCGGAGCTCACCCGAGAGCAAGAGGTGGAGAGGCATCTGGCCAAGAAGGAGGCGGCTCTGCGGCTCAAGCCCTTCCAAGCCTTTCTCGTGGCCGAGGGGTCCACTCGCGAGGCTCTTGCCCGCGCCCAGGAGCACCTTCGCGGCTCGGGCTACCACCTGGCTCCGGAGTTCACGGGGGAGGGGGGGGCCGCCTTCGTGGCCACGCGGCACCGCCTCCAGCGCTGGGGCTCGTATCTGGCCCACATCGCGCTCGTCGTCATCCTTCTGGGGGCCTTGATGAAGGGTGTCTGGGGCTTCGTGGAGATGGTCCCGGTTCTCGAGGGGCGCTCCCGCCCCATGCAGAACAAGCCCGACTGGGAAATTTTCGTGGACAAGTTCACGGTGCGCTATTATGACGGGACCTTGACGCCGAAACTCTTTTCCTCACAGATGAAAGTGCGCCGGGGGGAGGAGCTCTTGGGCTCCAAGATCATTTACGTCAACGATCCCTTGGACATCAAGGGGGTGCGCTTCTACCAAGCCTCCTGGGGCGCGGGGGGGATGTTTCGCAGCGCCACCTTGAAGGTGGGCAAGCAGACTGTGGTCCTGCCTCAGCGCGGCCGCAAGCGGATTCCCGGCTCCCCCTTCGAGGTTGAGGCGGACGTGATGATGCCGAACTTCGCGGTGAGTGCCGGGGGGCAGGTGGAAAACGCCTCACTGGACCTCAAGAATCCAGCGGTGCGCTTTATTTTCCACGTCGGTCCGCACCGAACCTCCCCCCTGTGGCTTTTTCAGAACGATCCGAAGCTTTGCCTGGTGGAGGGAGATGGCGGGACTCTCTCACGCGCGCCGGAGCCGCCCTTCCAGCTCGCGGCCCTCGATCCGATCCTCTTCTCCGGCATCCAGGTCGCCTATGATCCGGGCTACAAGGTCGTCTTGTTCGGCTCCGCGCTGTGGCTCTTCGGCATGATCTGCCTTTTCTACCTCCACCGCCGAAGGCTTTGGATCCTGCTCGAGCCCCAGCCCGGAGGGGTCTCGCAGATATCTGTGGGGGGGTGGAGCTCCCGAGGGCCCAGAGAGTTCGAGAAGGAATTCGAGTCCTTGATGCGGGGCTTGAGGGAGAAGTTGGGGGCTAAGGAGTTCCGGCTTTCTAAGAGTCCGCTGGTGGAGGTTTCATAA